A single Sulfurimonas aquatica DNA region contains:
- a CDS encoding DNA-directed RNA polymerase subunit alpha, whose product MKKIKTTPLAPQEFEVEQISENEANIMAYPFETGYAISLAHPLRRFLLSSSVGYAPIAIKIEGAKHEFDSVRGMLEDISDFILNLKDIRFKLNDDSTESEISYSFAGPCTITGADLTKDEVEVVTPEAALATLNEDSTLNFSIKIAQGIGYVPSEDTYVELEEGYIALDAYFTPVRSATYKIENVLVEDNPNFERVVLNIRTDGQISPVDAFRNSLEVMYAQLAVFNSEISIKAPVTIERVEESPDLKKLTTNIDSLGLSARSFNCLDRSNIKLIGEITLMSTNDLKNVKNLGKKSYDEIVEKVQEFGYAVGADLADDVVTALKKKIEALQA is encoded by the coding sequence ATGAAAAAAATTAAAACTACTCCACTTGCTCCACAAGAGTTTGAGGTAGAACAGATTAGTGAGAATGAAGCTAACATAATGGCATATCCTTTTGAAACAGGGTATGCTATATCTTTAGCTCATCCACTTCGCCGTTTTCTATTAAGTAGCTCAGTTGGTTATGCACCAATCGCTATCAAAATCGAGGGTGCTAAACATGAGTTTGATTCAGTTCGTGGTATGCTCGAAGATATTTCAGATTTTATTTTAAATCTTAAAGATATTCGTTTTAAACTAAATGATGATTCAACAGAGTCTGAAATTAGTTACAGTTTTGCTGGTCCTTGTACTATTACAGGTGCTGACTTAACAAAAGATGAAGTAGAAGTTGTAACTCCAGAAGCTGCACTTGCTACTTTAAATGAAGATTCTACACTTAACTTTAGCATCAAAATTGCTCAAGGTATTGGGTATGTTCCTAGTGAAGATACTTATGTAGAGTTAGAAGAGGGTTACATAGCTTTAGATGCTTACTTCACTCCTGTTAGAAGCGCTACATACAAGATCGAAAACGTTCTTGTTGAAGACAATCCTAACTTTGAAAGAGTTGTATTAAACATTAGAACTGATGGACAGATTTCTCCAGTAGACGCATTTAGAAACTCTTTAGAGGTTATGTATGCTCAACTTGCAGTTTTTAATTCAGAAATCAGTATTAAAGCTCCAGTAACAATTGAGAGAGTTGAAGAGTCACCAGATCTTAAAAAACTAACTACTAATATAGATAGTCTTGGTTTAAGTGCTCGTAGTTTTAACTGTCTTGACCGCTCAAACATTAAACTAATTGGTGAAATTACACTAATGAGTACAAATGATTTAAAAAATGTTAAAAATCTTGGAAAAAAATCATACGATGAAATCGTTGAGAAAGTTCAAGAGTTCGGTTATGCAGTTGGTGCTGACTTAGCTGACGATGTTGTTACAGCATTAAAAAAGAAAATAGAAGCTTTACAAGCTTAA
- the rplQ gene encoding 50S ribosomal protein L17: MRHRHGYRKLGRTSAHRAALLKNLSISLIEHGKIETTAIKAKELRSYVEKLITVATKNDSVAHRTVFAALQSKEATKTLVNDIAPKYVDRAGGYTRITRTRIRRGDATTMAFIELV, encoded by the coding sequence ATGAGACACCGTCATGGATATCGTAAACTAGGTCGTACAAGTGCACACCGTGCTGCTTTACTTAAGAACCTTAGTATTTCGTTAATAGAACATGGAAAAATCGAAACTACTGCTATTAAAGCAAAAGAATTACGTTCATATGTAGAAAAACTGATTACAGTTGCTACTAAGAATGATTCTGTTGCTCATAGAACAGTATTTGCTGCGCTTCAAAGTAAAGAAGCTACAAAAACTCTAGTAAATGATATTGCTCCTAAGTACGTTGATCGTGCTGGTGGATACACTAGAATTACTAGAACAAGAATTCGTCGTGGTGATGCTACTACTATGGCGTTTATCGAATTAGTATAA
- a CDS encoding aldo/keto reductase — protein sequence MSNFAFGTYRITDQNPQHIQALQEAIEAGVRLIDTSSNYMDGAAERAIALALRKFDDDKREEIEIVSKFGYIQGTNLATHKEEPFEDVVEFSESCYHSISASFMKDQLEKSLARLEVTKLDCYLIHNPEYYILDALKKGKNMDETLDNMYDRIYDVFVALEEEVVAGRILSYGISSNSFSKANTDLEFLPYEDLITLAQRASEYAKTQTHSFTTIELPINLLEREGLKCATWAKKNGLRVLVNRPLNAQKDEMMFRLADYDESTEYYHHLNELLDVCDNDELKPLYNLLEQLDENKHKFGWIGDYDSFLYAQIIPHIKKTLENIDEQALEVMLNYIDMFLIEYRKMVAYECSKSTRVQLKEELKHCNSTLVECAIDFLIQKDSIDYVLVGMRKPSYVHEIMALKA from the coding sequence ATGAGTAATTTCGCATTTGGAACTTACCGTATTACAGATCAAAATCCCCAACACATTCAAGCACTGCAAGAGGCTATAGAGGCCGGTGTTAGACTTATTGATACATCAAGTAACTATATGGATGGAGCAGCAGAGAGAGCAATTGCTTTAGCATTAAGAAAGTTTGATGATGATAAACGCGAAGAAATAGAGATAGTGAGTAAGTTTGGTTATATTCAAGGGACGAATTTAGCAACGCATAAAGAAGAACCATTTGAAGATGTGGTTGAGTTTAGCGAGAGTTGCTATCACTCTATTTCAGCTTCCTTTATGAAAGATCAACTAGAAAAATCATTGGCTAGACTTGAAGTTACAAAGCTTGATTGTTACTTGATTCATAATCCAGAATATTATATATTAGATGCTTTGAAAAAAGGCAAAAATATGGACGAGACATTAGATAATATGTACGATAGAATCTATGATGTATTTGTAGCTCTTGAAGAAGAAGTTGTAGCGGGTAGAATACTCTCCTATGGAATTAGTTCAAATAGTTTTTCAAAAGCTAATACAGACCTAGAGTTTTTACCTTATGAAGATCTTATAACATTAGCACAAAGAGCAAGCGAGTATGCTAAAACTCAAACACATAGTTTTACAACGATTGAACTACCTATAAATTTACTAGAGAGAGAAGGTCTTAAGTGTGCTACTTGGGCTAAAAAGAATGGACTCAGAGTTTTAGTAAACCGTCCCTTAAATGCACAAAAAGATGAGATGATGTTTCGACTTGCTGATTATGATGAAAGCACAGAGTATTATCATCATCTTAATGAATTGTTGGATGTATGTGATAACGATGAGTTAAAACCTCTTTATAACTTACTCGAACAGTTAGATGAAAATAAGCATAAGTTTGGATGGATTGGAGACTATGATAGTTTTTTATATGCCCAAATTATTCCGCATATTAAAAAAACATTAGAAAATATTGATGAGCAAGCCTTGGAAGTTATGTTGAACTACATAGATATGTTTTTAATTGAGTATAGAAAAATGGTTGCTTATGAGTGCTCTAAAAGCACTAGAGTGCAACTCAAAGAGGAACTCAAACATTGTAATTCAACTCTTGTAGAGTGTGCAATTGATTTTTTGATTCAAAAAGATAGTATTGACTATGTATTAGTTGGAATGAGAAAACCTAGCTATGTACATGAGATAATGGCTTTAAAAGCATAG
- a CDS encoding NifU family protein — MIPFSDEELIDPVKLVIDKVRPSLALDGGDIDFITVKNGSVYVQLKGACIGCSSSGSTLKYGVERQLRMDIHPELCVVNVPAGMENDIDNL, encoded by the coding sequence ATGATTCCATTTTCAGATGAAGAACTAATAGACCCAGTTAAGTTAGTAATAGATAAGGTAAGACCATCATTAGCGCTAGATGGTGGAGATATCGATTTTATAACTGTAAAAAATGGTAGTGTATATGTCCAACTTAAAGGTGCATGTATAGGCTGTTCTAGTAGTGGTAGTACACTTAAGTATGGGGTTGAACGCCAACTTAGAATGGATATTCACCCAGAATTATGTGTTGTAAATGTTCCTGCTGGAATGGAAAACGACATAGATAACCTATAG
- a CDS encoding UDP-N-acetylmuramoyl-L-alanyl-D-glutamate--2,6-diaminopimelate ligase produces the protein MKIELPNQAYKYVTENSKECDGETAFILTTQNEKYLQNAKDNSAHSIIKVDAVADLFQIDKIKIIGITGTNGKTTTASAIYSFLLDLGYKCAMQGTRGLFMNDEVVEGKTLTTPSVLNTYKHIYQAVEAGCEFFIMEVSSHAIVQKRVEGLNFELKILTNITQDHLDYHKTLEDYIYVKNSFFADEGKKLINKDEPRAKFNFKNAYTYGIENPSTYRLMAYSLNDASSGLIQYFQEIVPFTASLHGFFNLYNLMAAIGAVHLVTGKKLEEIADVVDNFAGVSGRMEQVCAAPNVIVDFAHTPDGMQQVLNALKEKELLVVFGAGGDRDGLKRPMMGRVAASLAKKVYLTSDNPRHEDPELIIEDILSGIDDRSIVTVELNRKKAIEMALDAQEEDEVVVILGKGDESHQIIYDEKFPFDDRDIVRELLNLK, from the coding sequence TTGAAGATTGAGCTTCCAAATCAAGCCTATAAATATGTTACAGAAAATTCTAAAGAATGCGATGGCGAAACCGCATTTATATTAACAACTCAAAATGAAAAATATTTACAAAATGCTAAAGATAATAGCGCTCACTCTATTATTAAAGTAGATGCAGTAGCAGACCTTTTTCAAATAGATAAAATTAAAATTATTGGTATCACTGGAACAAACGGCAAAACTACAACCGCAAGCGCAATATACTCATTTTTACTTGACCTTGGTTACAAGTGTGCTATGCAGGGCACTCGTGGGTTGTTTATGAACGATGAAGTCGTAGAGGGCAAGACTCTCACTACGCCATCAGTACTAAACACTTATAAGCATATTTACCAAGCTGTAGAAGCTGGATGTGAGTTCTTTATTATGGAGGTTAGCTCTCATGCCATTGTGCAAAAAAGAGTTGAAGGCCTTAACTTTGAACTCAAAATACTTACAAATATAACTCAAGACCATTTAGATTATCATAAGACTTTAGAAGATTATATATATGTCAAAAACTCATTTTTTGCAGATGAGGGTAAAAAACTTATAAACAAAGATGAGCCTAGAGCTAAATTTAACTTTAAGAATGCATATACTTATGGAATAGAGAATCCTTCTACATATAGACTAATGGCATACTCTTTAAATGATGCGAGTAGTGGACTTATACAGTATTTTCAAGAGATAGTTCCTTTTACGGCTTCACTACATGGCTTTTTTAATCTTTATAACCTTATGGCTGCAATAGGGGCCGTTCACCTTGTTACTGGAAAGAAACTAGAAGAGATTGCTGATGTGGTTGATAATTTTGCCGGAGTTAGCGGAAGGATGGAACAGGTTTGCGCCGCACCAAACGTGATAGTTGATTTTGCGCACACGCCTGATGGCATGCAGCAAGTGTTAAACGCGCTAAAAGAGAAGGAACTTCTCGTTGTTTTTGGAGCGGGTGGAGATAGAGATGGGCTCAAGCGTCCAATGATGGGAAGAGTTGCGGCATCTTTAGCAAAAAAAGTTTACCTCACAAGCGATAACCCACGTCACGAAGATCCAGAACTCATCATAGAAGATATACTAAGTGGCATTGATGATAGAAGTATCGTTACGGTAGAACTCAATAGAAAAAAAGCTATAGAGATGGCACTTGATGCTCAAGAAGAAGATGAAGTTGTTGTAATACTTGGAAAAGGGGATGAATCTCATCAGATAATATATGATGAGAAATTTCCTTTTGACGATAGAGATATTGTAAGGGAACTATTAAATCTCAAATAA
- a CDS encoding outer membrane protein, with translation MKIYILLLLLLSSLYAESKVYVGTSLAYINESFNDIDANNASPLAKVKLAYGDRTKYAVELSLEYTKNDSKIFSSSNTIDSDGDKMGFNIEFLKAFNNDMFFLPFFKVGFGSGSLDITRVLQDSLNYGSFNLGAGVFLPINEHFDFELGYEFKYLSYEAVDTIAQKNIHKSNINAAYFGFNVRF, from the coding sequence TTGAAAATATATATACTTTTACTACTACTTTTGAGCTCTTTATATGCTGAGTCAAAAGTCTATGTTGGAACATCTCTCGCTTATATCAATGAAAGTTTTAACGATATTGATGCAAATAACGCATCACCTCTGGCTAAAGTCAAACTAGCCTATGGAGATAGAACCAAGTATGCTGTTGAGTTATCTCTAGAGTATACAAAAAATGACTCTAAAATATTTTCATCTTCAAATACTATTGATAGTGATGGCGATAAAATGGGTTTCAATATAGAGTTTCTTAAAGCTTTTAATAATGATATGTTTTTTCTTCCATTTTTTAAAGTAGGTTTTGGAAGTGGCTCACTTGACATAACAAGAGTTTTACAAGATAGTCTTAACTATGGCTCATTTAACCTTGGTGCAGGAGTATTTTTACCTATCAATGAACATTTTGATTTTGAACTCGGATATGAGTTTAAGTATCTCTCATATGAAGCGGTTGATACAATTGCACAAAAAAATATCCACAAATCAAATATAAATGCAGCCTACTTCGGCTTTAATGTAAGGTTCTAA
- a CDS encoding (2Fe-2S) ferredoxin domain-containing protein, which yields MGIPQPAFYIFKCEQSAPPGMPKPSCVTPDTQDLFQYTAQKLMKEGIMMTAPIVRTSCMNRCAQGPIMLIEPGHTMYVGLNKEKIDRIIEEHIVGGNVVEEYVIDSEMWDAPISPADAKKQMGM from the coding sequence ATGGGAATTCCACAACCAGCTTTTTATATATTTAAATGTGAGCAATCAGCTCCTCCAGGAATGCCAAAACCATCATGTGTTACACCAGACACACAAGACCTATTTCAGTATACAGCTCAGAAGCTCATGAAAGAAGGGATTATGATGACTGCACCAATTGTACGTACTTCATGTATGAATCGTTGTGCACAAGGTCCAATTATGTTAATTGAACCAGGTCATACTATGTATGTAGGTTTAAACAAAGAAAAAATCGACCGTATCATTGAAGAACATATCGTTGGTGGTAATGTTGTTGAAGAATATGTAATAGACTCAGAAATGTGGGATGCTCCAATATCTCCAGCTGACGCTAAAAAACAGATGGGAATGTAG
- the panD gene encoding aspartate 1-decarboxylase, translating into MQIEMLYSKIHRATVTDANLNYVGSITIDEELLEAAKMRVGQKVEILNINNGERFSTYIILGERGKRDICLNGAAARKVHKGDKVIIVSYATYDEKELESYQPKVVILDDNNDIETIADSI; encoded by the coding sequence ATGCAAATTGAAATGTTATACAGCAAAATCCATCGTGCTACAGTAACAGATGCCAATTTAAATTATGTTGGTTCAATTACAATAGATGAGGAGCTTTTAGAAGCTGCTAAGATGCGAGTTGGACAAAAAGTTGAAATACTCAATATCAATAATGGTGAGCGTTTTAGTACTTACATCATCTTAGGTGAACGCGGTAAACGCGATATCTGTTTAAATGGTGCAGCAGCTCGTAAAGTACATAAAGGTGACAAAGTGATTATTGTCTCTTATGCTACATATGATGAGAAAGAGCTTGAGAGTTATCAACCAAAAGTTGTAATTCTTGATGATAATAATGACATTGAAACTATAGCGGATTCGATCTAA
- a CDS encoding YbaB/EbfC family nucleoid-associated protein, translating into MFNMGDMSKMLEGMQENAEKLKADLASKTFSVKTGGGMVELSVNGNGEVIDLTIDDELMSDKDSLQILLIGAINDANKMVQQNQQQSAMGMLGGMGSNPFGGAS; encoded by the coding sequence ATGTTTAATATGGGTGATATGAGTAAAATGCTTGAGGGAATGCAAGAAAATGCAGAGAAACTCAAGGCAGACTTAGCTAGTAAAACTTTTAGCGTAAAAACTGGAGGGGGCATGGTTGAGCTCAGTGTAAATGGCAATGGCGAAGTTATTGATTTAACTATTGATGATGAACTTATGTCTGATAAGGACTCTTTACAAATATTACTTATTGGCGCCATTAATGACGCAAACAAAATGGTACAGCAAAATCAGCAACAGAGCGCTATGGGAATGTTAGGTGGAATGGGTTCAAATCCATTCGGTGGAGCTTCGTAG
- a CDS encoding DUF7488 domain-containing protein — MIRLLLIVTLLIVNIFACEGGYDSCIQKIKDSHTIQNSSLLIPVKNNKLLVYSKQTPNAKILKCDPFLSLYLVENKKGFKYPFDVNMRLQLGSAAVNNKVAIEGRVKTNQVGLNALATYSEPLTAPSLITSSCCSLEGIVTPRGIIQKEYIQRFLSSKSADYSDIGIRVKNDEGFVIVSASNPYIQNNPFKKGDCIVELNGKKIKAASLFMRKILFSKVGSKHKIKIKRGSEYMTFKVITTKRYGGGELSDTFLEQKGIYFDSKLRIIKLPKNFSNYGLILGDQLMQVNGVRVKTQDELLRYIEDFKEFSSLLFMRRNFQFFVNIK; from the coding sequence GTGATACGCCTACTTCTTATAGTAACCCTTCTAATTGTAAATATATTCGCCTGTGAAGGCGGGTATGACTCATGTATACAAAAAATAAAAGATTCACATACAATTCAAAACTCCTCTCTTTTAATACCGGTAAAGAATAACAAACTTCTTGTATATTCAAAACAGACGCCAAATGCAAAAATTTTAAAATGTGATCCATTTCTCTCCCTTTATCTTGTGGAAAATAAAAAAGGCTTTAAGTATCCATTTGACGTTAATATGAGACTACAACTAGGCTCTGCGGCAGTGAATAATAAAGTCGCTATAGAAGGTAGAGTTAAAACAAACCAAGTTGGTCTTAATGCCTTGGCAACTTACAGTGAACCACTAACTGCTCCTTCACTAATAACCAGTAGTTGCTGTTCACTCGAGGGGATAGTTACACCTAGAGGAATTATTCAAAAAGAGTATATTCAACGATTTTTATCCTCAAAGAGCGCAGACTACTCAGATATAGGCATTAGAGTAAAAAACGATGAAGGTTTTGTTATAGTGAGTGCCAGCAACCCATATATACAAAACAATCCTTTTAAGAAAGGGGACTGCATAGTTGAACTTAATGGTAAAAAAATAAAAGCGGCGTCTCTGTTCATGAGAAAAATTCTATTTTCAAAAGTAGGCTCAAAGCACAAGATTAAAATCAAACGCGGCTCTGAGTATATGACTTTTAAGGTAATTACAACCAAACGCTACGGTGGTGGAGAGTTAAGTGATACATTTTTAGAGCAAAAAGGTATCTATTTTGATTCTAAACTCCGCATTATTAAACTTCCTAAAAATTTTTCAAACTATGGATTAATACTTGGAGATCAGCTAATGCAGGTGAATGGAGTAAGAGTTAAAACGCAGGATGAGCTACTTCGTTATATCGAAGATTTTAAAGAGTTCTCATCTTTACTTTTTATGCGCAGAAACTTCCAGTTTTTTGTAAATATTAAGTAG
- a CDS encoding polyprenyl synthetase family protein, which yields MQNFENFLLANLPKSKSIHPTYESALQNMLIAGGKRFRPALMLGVVKAYNPLMLDSAYHSAYAVELLHTYSLIHDDLPAMDDSPLRRGKPTLHVTFDEVTAILAGDALNTYSFEVLANAPFSDSTRVKLIRELASNGGLNGMVLGQAIDCYFENKPLKVEDIKILHTNKTAKLIAASLKMGAIIVGREELAGKLYDFGIKLGLLFQIQDDILDVTQSSEEAGKLTNNDEDKNSFVTILGLEESMKQANELADELTNEIDSFEQSLQSELSPLLTKYINRHKQN from the coding sequence ATGCAAAACTTCGAGAATTTTTTACTAGCTAACTTACCAAAGTCAAAGAGTATACACCCTACTTATGAGAGTGCCCTTCAAAATATGCTTATAGCTGGTGGCAAGCGATTTCGTCCCGCTCTTATGCTTGGCGTTGTAAAAGCGTATAACCCTCTGATGTTAGACTCGGCATATCATAGTGCGTATGCAGTTGAGTTACTCCATACTTATTCACTTATACATGATGACTTACCGGCTATGGATGACTCTCCACTACGTCGTGGTAAGCCAACGCTTCACGTCACTTTTGATGAAGTGACGGCTATTTTAGCTGGAGACGCGCTCAACACCTACTCTTTTGAAGTACTCGCTAACGCGCCATTTTCTGATTCTACAAGGGTAAAGCTTATTCGTGAACTTGCTAGTAATGGTGGTCTTAATGGGATGGTTTTAGGTCAAGCTATAGATTGCTATTTTGAAAACAAACCACTCAAAGTGGAAGATATAAAAATTTTACATACAAATAAAACGGCAAAGCTCATAGCGGCATCGCTAAAGATGGGCGCTATAATTGTAGGTCGTGAAGAGTTAGCAGGCAAACTCTATGATTTTGGTATTAAGCTAGGTCTTTTATTCCAAATTCAAGATGATATTTTAGACGTAACGCAGAGTAGTGAAGAAGCTGGAAAATTAACTAACAATGATGAAGATAAAAATAGTTTTGTAACTATTTTAGGACTTGAAGAGTCGATGAAACAAGCTAATGAATTGGCTGATGAATTAACAAATGAAATAGATAGTTTTGAGCAGAGCTTACAAAGTGAGCTCTCCCCTTTACTAACTAAATATATAAACAGACATAAACAAAACTAA